Proteins from a genomic interval of Chanos chanos chromosome 3, fChaCha1.1, whole genome shotgun sequence:
- the tardbpa gene encoding TAR DNA binding protein, like isoform X1, giving the protein MAECYIRVAEDENEEPMEIPSEDDGTVLLSTVAAQFPGACGLRYRSPVSQCMRGVRLVEGVLHAPEADWGNLVYVVNYPKDNKRKMDEMDAASAVKIKRGIQKTSDLIVLGLPWKTSEQDLKDYFSTFGEVIMVQVKRDVKTGNSKGFGFVRFTDYETQVKVMSQRHMIDGRWCDCKLPNSKYFLEQAGPDEPMRSRKVFVGRCTEDMTADELRQFFMQYGEVTDVFIPKPFRAFAFVTFADDQVAQSLCGEDLIIKGTSVHISNAEPKHSNSRQMMDRGRFGAGGFGGQGFGSSRSPNSNMNFGALSLNPAMMAAAQAALQSSWGMMGMLANQQGQTATSAAGQTSTTRDQSQTFSTSSNNYNTPSSASLGWGAGTNSGSGSGFSSGFGSSMETKSSWGM; this is encoded by the exons ATGGCAGAGTGTTACATTCGTGTGGCAGAAGATGAAAATGAGGAGCCGATGGAGATTCCATCTGAAGACGACGGCACAGTTTTGTTATCAACTGTAGCGGCACAGTTCCCCGGAGCCTGCGGCCTACGTTACCGGAGCCCGGTTTCTCAATGCATGAGAGGAGTTCGCTTGGTCGAAGGTGTATTGCATGCTCCCGAGGCCGACTGGGGCAATTTGGTTTATGTCGTCAATTATCCAAAAG ACAACAAAAGGAAGATGGACGAGATGGACGCTGCTTCTGCGGTGAAGATTAAACGGGGTATTCAGAAAACATCTGATCTTATTGTCCTGGGGTTGCCATGGAAAACATCTGAACAAGACCTTAAAGATTACTTCAGCACATTTGGAGAAGTTATCATGGTGCAA GTAAAGAGAGATGTGAAAACCGGAAATTCTAAAGGGTTTGGCTTTGTGAGATTTACCGATTATGAGACTCAAGTCAAAGTGATGTCCCAGAGGCACATGATAGATGGAAGATGGTGTGACTGTAAACTACCCAACTCAAAG TATTTCCTGGAACAGGCTGGTCCAGACGAGCCTATGAGGAGTAGAAAGGTGTTTGTGGGTCGTTGCACCGAGGACATGACTGCCGACGAGCTGAGGCAGTTCTTCATGCAGTACGGTGAAGTCACCGACGTCTTCATCCCTAAGCCTTTCAGAGCCTTTGCCTTTGTCACGTTCGCAGACGACCAG GTTGCCCAGTCACTGTGTGGAGAGGATCTGATCATTAAGGGCACCAGTGTGCACATCTCTAACGCAGAACCTAAGCACAGCAATAGTAGGCAAATGATGGATCGTGGTCGTTTTGGGGCAGGGGGGTTTGGGGGACAGGGTTTTGGCAGTAGTCGCAGTCCCAACAGCAATATGAATTTCGGGGCCCTAAGCCTGAATCCCGCCATGATGGCCGCGGCGCAGGCCGCCCTTCAGAGTAGCTGGGGCATGATGGGTATGCTGGCCAATCAGCAAGGGCAGACAGCCACTTCTGCCGCCGGTCAGACTAGCACCACTAGAGATCAGAGCCAGACCTTTAGCACGAGCAGCAACAACTACAACACCCCCAGTTCAGCTAGTCTCGGTTGGGGGGCGGGCACCAATTCGGGCTCCGGCAGCGGCTTTAGCTCCGGATTCGGCTCCAGTATGGAGACCAAGTCAAGCTGGGGGATGTAG
- the tardbpa gene encoding TAR DNA binding protein, like isoform X2 produces the protein MAECYIRVAEDENEEPMEIPSEDDGTVLLSTVAAQFPGACGLRYRSPVSQCMRGVRLVEGVLHAPEADWGNLVYVVNYPKDNKRKMDEMDAASAVKIKRGIQKTSDLIVLGLPWKTSEQDLKDYFSTFGEVIMVQVKRDVKTGNSKGFGFVRFTDYETQVKVMSQRHMIDGRWCDCKLPNSKAGPDEPMRSRKVFVGRCTEDMTADELRQFFMQYGEVTDVFIPKPFRAFAFVTFADDQVAQSLCGEDLIIKGTSVHISNAEPKHSNSRQMMDRGRFGAGGFGGQGFGSSRSPNSNMNFGALSLNPAMMAAAQAALQSSWGMMGMLANQQGQTATSAAGQTSTTRDQSQTFSTSSNNYNTPSSASLGWGAGTNSGSGSGFSSGFGSSMETKSSWGM, from the exons ATGGCAGAGTGTTACATTCGTGTGGCAGAAGATGAAAATGAGGAGCCGATGGAGATTCCATCTGAAGACGACGGCACAGTTTTGTTATCAACTGTAGCGGCACAGTTCCCCGGAGCCTGCGGCCTACGTTACCGGAGCCCGGTTTCTCAATGCATGAGAGGAGTTCGCTTGGTCGAAGGTGTATTGCATGCTCCCGAGGCCGACTGGGGCAATTTGGTTTATGTCGTCAATTATCCAAAAG ACAACAAAAGGAAGATGGACGAGATGGACGCTGCTTCTGCGGTGAAGATTAAACGGGGTATTCAGAAAACATCTGATCTTATTGTCCTGGGGTTGCCATGGAAAACATCTGAACAAGACCTTAAAGATTACTTCAGCACATTTGGAGAAGTTATCATGGTGCAA GTAAAGAGAGATGTGAAAACCGGAAATTCTAAAGGGTTTGGCTTTGTGAGATTTACCGATTATGAGACTCAAGTCAAAGTGATGTCCCAGAGGCACATGATAGATGGAAGATGGTGTGACTGTAAACTACCCAACTCAAAG GCTGGTCCAGACGAGCCTATGAGGAGTAGAAAGGTGTTTGTGGGTCGTTGCACCGAGGACATGACTGCCGACGAGCTGAGGCAGTTCTTCATGCAGTACGGTGAAGTCACCGACGTCTTCATCCCTAAGCCTTTCAGAGCCTTTGCCTTTGTCACGTTCGCAGACGACCAG GTTGCCCAGTCACTGTGTGGAGAGGATCTGATCATTAAGGGCACCAGTGTGCACATCTCTAACGCAGAACCTAAGCACAGCAATAGTAGGCAAATGATGGATCGTGGTCGTTTTGGGGCAGGGGGGTTTGGGGGACAGGGTTTTGGCAGTAGTCGCAGTCCCAACAGCAATATGAATTTCGGGGCCCTAAGCCTGAATCCCGCCATGATGGCCGCGGCGCAGGCCGCCCTTCAGAGTAGCTGGGGCATGATGGGTATGCTGGCCAATCAGCAAGGGCAGACAGCCACTTCTGCCGCCGGTCAGACTAGCACCACTAGAGATCAGAGCCAGACCTTTAGCACGAGCAGCAACAACTACAACACCCCCAGTTCAGCTAGTCTCGGTTGGGGGGCGGGCACCAATTCGGGCTCCGGCAGCGGCTTTAGCTCCGGATTCGGCTCCAGTATGGAGACCAAGTCAAGCTGGGGGATGTAG